The sequence GGAAGGTCGGCCCCCGTTGCGTGTGGGCGTGGCAGTGGCTGATGTGTTTTCCGGTGCCCTGCTGACCCAGGCCATCCTGGCGGCCCTCTATCAACGGGAGCGCACCGGCGTGGGCCAGCGGCTGGACGTCAACCTGCTGGAGAGCGTCATCGCGCTGGGATCCAGTCAGGTCAGCCGGTACCTTGCGGTCGGTGAAGTACCGGGTCCCATCGGCAACGAACACCGCAGCATCGTTCCTTACGGCACCCTGAGGTGCGGCGATGGCTTTATCAACATTGCGGTGGGCAACGATTCATTGTGGCAGAGGTTCTGTCACGGTCTGGACCTGCACGACCTCGCCAATGACGGCCGGTTCCTGACCAATGAAGGCCGCGTCGAGCACCGCCACAGCCTGGAAGAGATTCTGCTCGTGGCGCTCGACAACTTTACAAGGGCCGAAATGATGCAGCGGCTCGAAGCGGCCGGCGTCCCCTGTGGTCCGGTCAACGACCTGGGCGAGGTGTTCGCGGACCCGCACGTGGTGGCACGTGGAGTGGCTGTGGAGGTCGAGCATGCCTCTCTGGGCATGACGACCGTCACTGCGCCCCCCTGGGACCTGGACGGTGCCAGGCCGCCGGTGAGACGCGCACCGCCGACCCTCGGTCAGCACACCTCGGAGATTTTCGAAGAGCTCAAGCTCGGCTCGGCTGCGGATTCCTGAGTCTGTAAGCTCCTTCTGCGCAGGCAAATTATGTCGGCGTGGGGCGCGGCAACCCGGAGGGTGGTGTGCAGCCAGCAGGGGGATCTCAGGTCCCTTGCGGGCTGTACGAACTGCGTGGCATCCTGCGCCGCCGAAATCCTCCACAGCCTTTGAGCCACCCTGCGTCTGTGCGGTTTCTTATGGCGATGCTTACAAGAAGCTCTCCGCTGGACCGGTGAGGCTAAGCTGCGTGCCGGAGGTTGAATATGACCAGGAAACTGCTGTGCACGCTGCTTCTGACAACCCTGAGTGCTGCCGGAGCGCAGCGTCCTGCCCCTGCTTACAGTGCATCAAACCTGCAGGGGTTGTGCCTGACGCCGATCGTGAGCTTCTGGAGCGCCGGAAAGGCTGATCAGGTGGCCACCCGGTATGGCATGGAATCGTTTGTGCAACTTGCTCAGGCGCTGAACCTCCGTCCTGTGGACCCACGGGGCTGCAAGCTCGTCACCCATGTCCAGGGAACCCATGTCCGTGCAGGCAATGCCAACGTCCTGACGACCATGCTGCACGTGGTCATCCCGAACGCGCGTGTGACGCAGGCGGCCACATACTCCGGCAACACCTACAGAACCGACCTGCGCACCCAGGTCTACCTGACCACCATCCAGGACACCAGGGTGTTTGCGGACCTGGGTCAGTCGGCAGCCGCGATCAACACTTCGCTGAGGAACCTGCTCCAGCAGATCGTAAGTACCAAGCTGCCCCGGCCATAGGTTCGGCGCTGTCAGGAGTGGTTTTTCTGGAACTGCAGGTGGAATCAGCGGTGCTCCGGTCCGCGCTCCAGCGCTGAAGCAGGTACCTCCAGACCGGCCAGTGCAGCTCAGGCGTTCAGGATGTCGTCGATTCGTGCCAGTTCCTCGTCGCCGAACTGACGATTCTTCAGCGCCTGCACGCCATCTTCGACCTGTTGCGGGCGGCTCGCACCGATCAGTGCCGATGTTACTTCCGGCCGCCGCAGCACCCACGCGATCGCCATCTGCGCCAGCGTCTGACCGCGCTCCGCTGCCAGAACGTTGAGTTGGCGCGTTCGTTGCAGGACTTCGTCTGTGACGTGCTCGGGACGCAGAAACCTTCCATCTGACGCGGCCCTGGAGTCCGCAGGAATTCCCCGGAGATATCTGTCGGTCAGCAGTCCCTGTTGCAGGGGGCTGAACACGACGCTACCGATTCCTTCTTCGTGCAGCGCCGCCAGGAGCCCGGTTTCCACCCTGCGGTTGAGCATGCTGTAACTCGGCTGATGAATCACGCATGGTGTTCCCAGTCCGCGCAGGATACGCGCGGCCTCACGGGTCTGATCCGGTCCGTAATTGCTGATTCCGACATAGAGGGCCCGTCCGCTGCGGACGATAAAATCCAGCGCGCCCATCGTTTCCTCCAGCGGGGTCTCCGGGTCCGGCCGGTGGTGGTAGAAGAGATCCACGTAGTCCGTGCCCAGGCGCCTCAGGCTCTGATCCAGGCTGGCGACCAGATACTTACGCGAGCCCCAGTTGCCGTACGGTCCCGCCCACATGTCGTAGCCCGCTTTGGTGGAGATGATCAGCTCGTCGCGGTAGGGACGCAGGTCACGGGACAACACCTGAGCGAAGGTTTCCTCTGCCGAGCCGGGAGGCGGCCCGTAGTTGTTGGCGAGGTCAAAATGCGTGATCCCCAGGCTAAAAGCGCGGTGCAGAATGGCCCGCGCATTTTCCAGCTGATCGGCCGCTCCGAAGTTATGCCACAGCCCCAGCGAAATGGCAGGAAGCAACAAGCCACTGCGCCCGCTTCTCTGGTAAGTCATCGTGTCATAGCGGTCGGAAGCAGAAACATAAGGGTGTGCGGACATCGGGTCTCCTCGAGGGGGCTATTGGATGCGGCGTGAACGACACTCGGGCTTTCTCTCGGCTCGGTCAACAAGAGGGCAGGGAATTGAGCCAGCGTGGCAGGTGTGTCTGTGGACCGATTGATATGTCAGGGCGCGTAGGCCAGCGCGGGGGCCGTGCTATTTTCGCGCTCAGACAGCTGGCCGTGCACACGCAGTCCAGTCAAGGGCAGGCGCCAGACCAGTCCTGACTGGGAAAAATCCTGGCAGTTGAGTGGTTCTTGCGAATATTCAGAGTGCAGGGCACAGGCTTGTGTCACCGCCTTGCCCTCATCCCAAAGGAACACCGCGCAGACCGGGTCCGGCAAGAGCAGCCGCAGGCGGTCACTCTCCCGGTACACTCAGGTCGCGTGCCCAGCCTTCAGTCTTCTCAGCCAGCCTGACCGGTCGTCTCCAGGATTTCCTCAACGCTGCTGAGCTCATGCCTGCCGCCATCAGAGGTGGTCTGCACAGTCATCTGGCGCTGGTCGCCGCTGGCCCAGACGCCCACCACCCGGTTCCGGCCCGCAGCCTTCGCCCGGTACAGGGCCGCGTCGGTACGCGCCACCCAGGTCTGCAGCGTGTCGCCGGCAGCCCACTCCGAAACCCCGATACTGACCGTGATCGTGCCGGCCACCCCGTGAGGATGAACCTGCGCGGTCTGCTGCAGGCGCCGGGCCACTTCCAGCGCAACCTCGCCTGAAACTCCGGGCAGGATGATCATGAACTCTTCGCCTCCCCAGCGGCCGACTTGGTCGGTCTCCCGGAGGGTTCGTCGCAGAAGCGACGCGAACGCCTGAAGCGTCTCGTCACCGACGTTATGGCCGAACGTGTCGTTGATGCGTTTGAAATGATCGATGTCCACCAGCAGGAGACTTGCCGGTTCGTTCTCAGGCTCCTCTGCCAGCAGGGCCTCAATGGCGGGATACAGCGCGCGGCGGTTGGGAAGCAGAGTCAGGGGATCCGAATTGGCCAGATGCTCCTGGAGCAAACGCGCTTCACGCTCGATCTGAAAGCGCTCACGGTACCAGGCAAGCCCACACAGCAGCGCCAGGATGGCACCGCAGGTCAGCTGAACCCGCAGCAACTCCGGCTGACTGGAAAAGGGCAGGCCCCGCCAGGCCAGCGCCGCCCAGGGCAACATGACGCCCAGCAGATACAGACCCACCGTGACCTGGATAGCTTCCCGCCGTCCGAACATCAGGAAGCTGAGAATCGACACCGCCACCAGCATCCAGTAGGCCGGACTGCTGGTGTCGATCATGGGTTGGGGC comes from Deinococcus malanensis and encodes:
- a CDS encoding GGDEF domain-containing protein; translation: MDRVERRQQPVRAASPAKSGEGGSADWRRRIYLIALLFGIPVLVLVWLLQLGRTEPDMYVMYGHPALLVMCIWGTAWLLKGRSLQVAERVVFLCNVVAVLFQSFATVLSAPQPMIDTSSPAYWMLVAVSILSFLMFGRREAIQVTVGLYLLGVMLPWAALAWRGLPFSSQPELLRVQLTCGAILALLCGLAWYRERFQIEREARLLQEHLANSDPLTLLPNRRALYPAIEALLAEEPENEPASLLLVDIDHFKRINDTFGHNVGDETLQAFASLLRRTLRETDQVGRWGGEEFMIILPGVSGEVALEVARRLQQTAQVHPHGVAGTITVSIGVSEWAAGDTLQTWVARTDAALYRAKAAGRNRVVGVWASGDQRQMTVQTTSDGGRHELSSVEEILETTGQAG
- a CDS encoding CaiB/BaiF CoA transferase family protein, whose translation is MTLPLAGIRVADFTRVLTGPFCTMLLGDLGADVIKVEPPQGDDTRGWGPPFQTSAQGRESSYFLSVNRNKRSVVLDLKTQTGQEVAARLIAETDILVENFRPGTFDRLGFGWEALHERHPRLIYASVSGFGQDGPYRDRAGYDVIAQGMGGLMSYNGEEGRPPLRVGVAVADVFSGALLTQAILAALYQRERTGVGQRLDVNLLESVIALGSSQVSRYLAVGEVPGPIGNEHRSIVPYGTLRCGDGFINIAVGNDSLWQRFCHGLDLHDLANDGRFLTNEGRVEHRHSLEEILLVALDNFTRAEMMQRLEAAGVPCGPVNDLGEVFADPHVVARGVAVEVEHASLGMTTVTAPPWDLDGARPPVRRAPPTLGQHTSEIFEELKLGSAADS
- a CDS encoding aldo/keto reductase, whose product is MSAHPYVSASDRYDTMTYQRSGRSGLLLPAISLGLWHNFGAADQLENARAILHRAFSLGITHFDLANNYGPPPGSAEETFAQVLSRDLRPYRDELIISTKAGYDMWAGPYGNWGSRKYLVASLDQSLRRLGTDYVDLFYHHRPDPETPLEETMGALDFIVRSGRALYVGISNYGPDQTREAARILRGLGTPCVIHQPSYSMLNRRVETGLLAALHEEGIGSVVFSPLQQGLLTDRYLRGIPADSRAASDGRFLRPEHVTDEVLQRTRQLNVLAAERGQTLAQMAIAWVLRRPEVTSALIGASRPQQVEDGVQALKNRQFGDEELARIDDILNA